The genomic stretch tatttttataatttgtatgATTAATCGCAGAAGTCAATTCGGTGTGCATGGATTCCAAGGAAATTAAGAAGAGATCATCCTTTACTTTGCAACTTGGGAGACAGACTTAGACATTGCTCTGGGTGTAATCTCTGGTTTAGTATTTGTTTTTGCTAGTGCTAAGGATGCACGAATTTCAACGAAGAGATATTTCATGCAATGTTCCTAGCATGatatttttttgtggggggcTCCATAGTTTAGTGCAGATTTTCACGTGCAGTCGCCATTGTTGTCTAGAGCGCCTGAGAGAATCGCCGGCTTCTTGAAGTTGGTTAACGTCTAATACGATTAAACTGCTCTGAAAGAAGCACCTAACTGTTTCTTGATGCTGGTTGTTCTGCTATCACTAGTACCGAAACGAGAAGTAAACAAGTAAGATTGTGCTTGGACACGGAACGTCATTTTAGGGACATGTTTGATGCTGTAGTTCATTGACTAGGGATTCAAAGCTGAGCAGATCATTAGTTATTATGAATCCTAAGATAGGCTTCAAGATTTCAGCATCAAGCAGAATCAAAATGCGTGAGTTACTAGTCCTCGAGTCTGGCACAGGAGAATTTTAAAATTGGCACTGTTTGCATAGGGAACTGTCAAATAAGGAGAGTCAAGGTATCCACACCAATTGGCTGAGTGTGTATGTAAACATGCTAATCAATGATAAAAATCAGGTATGTTGTGTGGGCTATACACCATTACCCTAGCATCACGTATGCCTTGGAAACTTTCATCCGCTACCATTTACCGCGAATAATTTTCCCTATGCCTTCACCATTAATCATGAAGGAATCTGCTGCTGGGGCAAACAAGAAATAACTACCCTGTATCCCTGAATTGCGCTACTTCAAGGCTACAATTGAATGGCGTAGACGACGACAATATCATGAAATATACGGGACTTGGGGTTACTGCTATGCATCCTCAGATGGATGCAGATGCAGACTATCCAAAAGATGATGTTGAGCACCGAATTGGCACCTGCTGACTTCTATGTACTCTTCTGGACCCCTCAACATCACTGCTGTTTCTACAGTGATCAAGAAGCTTCAAAACAAGTTAGCGACCACTTTCCTTAGAATGCAAGAATGGACTTGGGGTTACTGCTATGCATCCTCAGATGGATGCAGATGCAGACTATCCAAAAGATGATGTTGAGCACCGAATTGGCACCTGCTGACTTCTATGTACTCTTCTGGACCCCTCAACATCACTGCTGTTTCTACAGTGATCAAGAAGCTTCAAAACAAGTTAGCGACCACTTTCCTTAGAATGCAAGAATGGATTGTCCTTTGATGCAGTCTCACTAGGGCAATTCTGTTCCGCTAGCACGCGAGCCATACGAAAAGCTGTGACATCAAGTAAAGCTGATTCACGGTTTATTATGAAGGGTTAAGGGTTGGATTGTCAAACCCCATACTTCAAGAAGTGAGTGTACCTCATAACCATTCAAATCTTCCCATTCCTTCTCCAAGATACTCATGCCAAACATTCACGTCGAGGGCTATACAAAATCAATTTGTTTGCAGCGCGAGCAACATACACCGCTGATAAGTGTGGAAAACACCAAAGAGAGGTGCTTTCTGCACACTGTTCTGATTTATTGCACCCTCACACAAGACAACGCCAATATCACTCAAGTAACAGTTATGATTCACCTGACCCTTCCTACTGGTAATTCTACCATCTCACTCATTGTCATTTGAATTTGAACCTATTTCGCCGTTACCAATTCAGTCTCTGTATTCTTACTGGATGCCAGTAGCTCTGATTAATACAGAGCTAAGCAAAACAATAATGAAACCATCAGAGGAAGGGGCTTTTCCCAAGTCCCAGAATGGGCTTGGGCAGGGAACCAATCGATCTTATTGGGCCCTAATACCAAAAtgtcaaagaaaaatcaaatcaaacctactcaaatttttcttttgattttcaaaaccaAGTGTAAAAGGAGAACTGAAAAATGGAAGTATCACGCGCACATTGCATGAAGACATACCTTAGCGTTCACTTGTCCCATTAACTTCGTAGATTCAAATTTCAACTAGCTAGGTGGTTCCTTGACTAATACTAAATGAAGTTGCTTTTGTTTTGATCTCATTCAAAGAAAGGCAGTAAGAAGCTCTAATTCCCCAAGCCTTGGTTAAATGAATATTACGTCCACAAGACAAGAAGAACAAGCTTAAAATGTATAAGTAGGAAATGGAAACCAAATGACCAGGCCGCCTGAGCAAAATCAGCAATACAGGAATTGTTGACAGTTTTCACATCTCAGGGACATTAGATGCCACAATGACTGAAGCGAGACTAATTATGAAAAAGAAACACAGCGACCTTGCTTGTATTGCAGAAAATTTCTGATCATACAGATAACAATTCACGTGAATAGAATGAACTTAAAATCACATGGGACGTTCCTCTTaatgagaaataataaataaagaagaatCAGGAACCTAAGTTCCAACCTCTTATCATCTTTCTGTAAAGTGACAAAATTAAGAAGAATCATGAGCCCAAGTCCCATGACAACGATATCAGATGAGCTTCTTTTCCTTATTCAACAACATCAAATGCTTGGACAACGTCCATTGTTTTTTATTGGTGTAAATTGCAAGCAGAGCAAATTGGAAAAAGCAAAATATCATAATCAAAGCTTCAAAGAGGAAAGGGTACTTCTCAGGGGCATGCATGGTTAAGTAAACTAAATGAAGACCAAAATAGCAACAAACAGAAAAGGCGGTCAAAATTGTGTAAGCCGCAGAAGAACTCGTGACCTCTGAATCTCGCCTGTCCCTGGGCACATGGTGGAGAAGAAAGTAGAGAGCATTGAGGGTCGTATATGGAAGTAGAAGTCTGTCACGACGCATAAGAGGAAACATAGAGAGCAATCCATAATGGGTTAACCACTTGTAAAGAGAAGGATCATCCAGAGCAAGCAAACTGGCCGGCAGAAGCGGCAGTAGAATAGACTTCTCATGCACTGCAAATACAACACAAGAAGCAGGGGCAAAGATTCAGATTCAcattacattttcttttttggccaaagaCGTGCATTAATTGAAATGATAAGAAAATAAGTGAAAGAGACAGACTGCAACTTACCTTGAAATGAAAACAAGTAAAAGGACAGCGAACAGTTCAGTAACCCATAGAGGAAACCTTGACTGCTTGGGGAAGCTATTTGATGGATCATAGAAGGCAGGCAAGTTGACACAGTCATAATTAAGCTAAAAAGCTTGAGCTCAGGGGTCAAAAACAACCTTTTCCACTTAATAAGAACTGATGTGGCGCACCAAAAGTTAGCCACATAATCCTCATATATGCCCCTCTCAAATGGAGCAAGGCGAGAGAGGACCTACAGAAAGCACCAAAATAGAATGTACGGTCACAATTAAGCCAATTTTACATCAAATGAACATGTATAAGAGTATTATAACAGAGCTActaaatatcctcatcttcacTTAGAAAACAATATATAGCTACTATTCAAAAACTTCCACCCCTTGCAGGCAAGGGGCTTAAGAGTACTACTATTGATATGATACCAAGCACCTTCAGCTCACAAGCTAGGTCTACAGTTCTTATGGATATTGTCTACTGTCATCCAAGGGAGTATTGTGGTGGCTAGACATACTGCGTTAGACACCCACATGCATTCAAAGCAGCATGTTGTTGACTGCAGTGAAAGGCCCAATGAAAATCATAGAATAGTTGCAGTTTCAACGCTCGAGTTTATGTGAGGACTATTGTTCTACCTTGTCTAGTTTACCTTAGGAACATGACCCAACTATACCTTAGTACAATTCATTTAATGTAACTCATTCCTACAGATATCCAGAATGAATATTCACTCCATTAACCGAGGTACCCTGTCCCTTGTCACTGGATAATCTTTAAAAGCAAAGTAAAAATTCTGATGATCTAAAAAGTCAACCCTACCATTTGATATTTTATATAAGGTAAAATGCAACTCGTAATAAGCTCTAGCTAAGCATTAACAGAACAAATGACTATTTACATTCATGGCATGTGAGAGATATGCAGTAGGCTTGTTCTCTGCTCTTCCCTTAAagaatataacaaaaataattacttaCCTGCAAAAGGGCGTCTGATGAGTAAAGGTATGGCCACCAAACAACTGCAAATGTTCCTATAACCACCAAACCCAGCCTTGACACCTCAAAAAATGGATTCTTCCGCCTGAGACACTTTCCTAAGAGATGACTGAAGAAAGCAGGCGCAAAGTATGCACTCATCTGCAGAAAGTTCCACCAAAGGGCTGGAAATGGATAAGCATGAATAAACGACTTCATATGACAAATATGACCAAACTACTAAATGAGGAATTAAGGTAACTGCACAGCCATAGAATACAACATTATTACTAACTTTACAGTTGTGTGATACTGATACACGAAAATAGCCAAGAATGTCAAAACAGGTTGAAAATATTTGATACACTAATATTGCATAGCCTTTGATCAATTTTGTCATCTTAATGCATCAAACAATCTCATCTCTAATCCTgtaatttcatgataaaattggtGATGACAACACCATTAAATAAAGATGGTGCAACTAGATGAATTGACGTATAATGGCAGCAATGAGTACGAGGAAAATACAACTACCCTCAAGATTCAATATTGTTATTTCGAAACTAATTACATTGGTGTTGGTCAGAAATTAAGACAATTGTATTTTATTAGAGTTTAAAGATAAAAAGCTTAACCATTTTTTCTACGTAGGAtatcatgaaaatatatattgacAGTTATCAATTACATAACTCCTAATATTGcaaggaaaaacagaaagcaCAAATGACTGTAGCAACTTTCTAAGTCCAAAGGCTTATTTCAGTTCCTTTGGAAGGCAAGGAGGTAGATTAATAAAAGACTTTTTAAAGTGGAAGATTAATTTGAAGGAAACTTGAACGCCTATAATAACCCAAGTCAAAGAAAGATTAGAAGAAGTCGCATTTTGCCCTTATTCAACTTCTCTTTACTTCCATCACATGGAATTGTCTCAATTTTAAGTTACAGACGCCCAGCTAAAATGGATGCTCCTCTCTTAGGAGTCACCTCATTCATGACACCTCATACCTTGTCAAGTATTAAAACCCATGTGACGGTCCAGTCAAATTTCGAAGAGGCTATCAACTAAGTTGGAATGCTCACATCCCATCGCTACGGCACTAAATTGAGGCCAAGCATAGAATTAAGGAGAACAGATGATCTAAGAACTGTAGCTCCTCACAAAGGCTGTAACAGAAAGGATGTTGTAACTACATAGCATTTTGagtataaaaaatttatctGCAAGTGTCCATTCTGTAGAGAAGCTTTGCCAGATAAATAATTCCTATAACCGAGGACACTATAATTGTGCCATTATATGCAAGTACAACTATCAGAAAATTGTCTATCAAAGGATAGAGACAGACATAGAGACATAAAAAGAGGAGAGCATACTTATGATTTACCATAGCTAATGTCGAATCCTTAATGCTTACAAGAAACAACTAATTACTATCAAGATGAACACGAACCAAATCAAATAAGCAAAGATAGTGTGCCACTATGATAAGCTGTACACATTTTAAGATACACTCTGAAGGTACTCGCTACGTAATCTTAATATGCGGATTGTACCTGTTTATGATTCAGAGCAAGAGAGAATAAAGCACAAGCGATGAGGTCCTTCTGAGAGAGGACAGCAGCAACCGCTCCAACAGTAAGTCCCAGGCTAATACAGTTATACTGAAACAACAATGAGATAGCCATGCACATTAGTATTATGTGAAGATTCTCACAAATGGGCACAAAAGCAAAGAATGATCCAGGTGCAACCAGGGGCCATACCTGGAAATGGCCATGGTCGATTAAGATCAAGCACGGGTTTATCAGAAGCATAGCTATGTGCCAAGCTGTGTCACATCTCTCGCCACCTCGGCTCCTACCACGGTTGTACACAATCCAGAAGCAAAACACAGCAGGGAAGAACACCATCACATCAGAGGACAAAACCGTCCACCTCATGAGCAGCTTACTGCATCACACAACACATATTTTTAAGGTCAGCTAAAACTGCAGTAGCAACAAACTAACAATTGAAAATGATCACATTGCAGCTCCAGAGAGGCTACACTACAAATGACCCCAAAATCACCACCTGAAATAAGTCTCATAACCCCTGGAAGAGAAGAGAGCGACGGAGTCAGGGTCGAAGAGCTTGAGGAAGAGGCCATGGACGTAGCTCTGGTAGGCGGTGAGGGGAGGGTAATCGAGGCCCCAGTAGCTGAGATCGTTGAGGGTGCCATTGACGTACCAGTCCCTTGCCCAAAGGTTGATGGTGATCTCCATCCAGTGCCTCTGGGCTTCAAAGTCGCCATACTTGGGAGGAGTCCCAGCGCCGGAGTAAGGGTGGAGCGACACGGCGGCTCGGACCAGGAGGCCAAAGAGGGATACGAAAGAGAAGGTCGGGACGACCCCTCGGTGGGTCAGCCACCCCCAAGGGGCGTCGGCGCCGTCCCTCGCGGCGTCTCCGACGTGGGTCgtcttctttgctttcttcttctccatccctccctctctctcaagcAGCCTGATCGATGTTGCTCAGATTGCTGACGTAGCAATGATGGTGcccatatagagagagagaaagaggggccAAGGCCGAGTTGAAACAGAGCAAAGCTAAGCTGATGGGTTTGCGATTTTGCATGGTTTGGGTGAGTCGCTCGGACAAGAGGCCCCTGAGTTACTACCCTCTGTAGTGGGCCGAACAAGACACTGTCTTCCCCCCGTTCTCGTCATTGTTGCCCAATGGTGAGGACCAGTTTTGGCTAGAGTGGGCAATGTTAGGTCATGAAATCTAGCCGCCAGAACAAATTGTCATTTtgtaaaacctaaaacctatcctGCATATATGAAATCTAAAACCAACCCTGAAACTACCATGTTACCGGTTCCAAGGTCACTTCGTCTAATCAAGTTCCACATGTATGTTTAGTTGAACGATTACAGAGAAATCATATCTAATGACCACCATTTACTACTAAAATCTAAtgatcacaactcatatttagataaaCGAATAGATATGAAATGTTAACAGAGTAAAAGTCTTAATCATAAATATCGTTGGAAATGGAAGCTTAGACTAGTGATTCTAAATTACACACTTATCATTGGACAACATGGAATATGGCAAGATTGCGTTAAGACATATGCcaaggaaaacacaaaaacttactCCAGGTTTCAGTAGTTGTAACATCTGCCCGTCGGAACAAATTTCCCAAATTTTGGGGAACCATGCTCATCACTAGTTTTGGCCACTCTGATCACACACTGGTCTATTGCTTGATGGCCCACTGTCAAGTGTATATCCTTCTTTTGACTATAAGATGGTCT from Rhodamnia argentea isolate NSW1041297 chromosome 2, ASM2092103v1, whole genome shotgun sequence encodes the following:
- the LOC115738923 gene encoding probable dolichyl pyrophosphate Man9GlcNAc2 alpha-1,3-glucosyltransferase: MEKKKAKKTTHVGDAARDGADAPWGWLTHRGVVPTFSFVSLFGLLVRAAVSLHPYSGAGTPPKYGDFEAQRHWMEITINLWARDWYVNGTLNDLSYWGLDYPPLTAYQSYVHGLFLKLFDPDSVALFSSRGYETYFSKLLMRWTVLSSDVMVFFPAVFCFWIVYNRGRSRGGERCDTAWHIAMLLINPCLILIDHGHFQYNCISLGLTVGAVAAVLSQKDLIACALFSLALNHKQMSAYFAPAFFSHLLGKCLRRKNPFFEVSRLGLVVIGTFAVVWWPYLYSSDALLQVLSRLAPFERGIYEDYVANFWCATSVLIKWKRLFLTPELKLFSLIMTVSTCLPSMIHQIASPSSQGFLYGLLNCSLSFYLFSFQVHEKSILLPLLPASLLALDDPSLYKWLTHYGLLSMFPLMRRDRLLLPYTTLNALYFLLHHVPRDRRDSEVTSSSAAYTILTAFSVCCYFGLHLVYLTMHAPEKYPFLFEALIMIFCFFQFALLAIYTNKKQWTLSKHLMLLNKEKKLI